From one Pseudactinotalea sp. HY158 genomic stretch:
- the acs gene encoding acetate--CoA ligase has translation MTEPTTPALENLLEERREFPPPAEFAAAAVAQPEIYERAAADREGFWADQARRLLTWDTPFTQVLDFSQAPRASWFADGTLNAAYNALDRHVEAGRGDRVALLFEGEPGDTAALTYADLLEQVKRAANTLESLGVATGDRVAIYLPMIPEAIVAMLACARIGAPHSVVFGGFSAEALHSRIVDADARVVITADGGYRRGKPSALKPAVDEALEHEDSPVEHVLVVRRTGQEVAWSKGRDLWWHEQLEAASTDHRAVPVPAEHPLYILYTSGTTGKPKGILHTTGGYLTQCAFTHEVVFDLKPETDVYWCTADVGWVTGHSYVTYGPLINGATQVLYEGTPDTPHQGRWWELVEKYGVTILYTAPTAIRTCMKWGEDIPAKFDLSSLRVLGSVGEPINPEAWMWYRRVIGADRTPVVDTWWQTETGAIMISPLPGITAAKPGAAQTPLPGISAQVWDEAGADVGPGGGGYLVLTEPWPSMLRGIWGDEQRYKDTYWSHFEGTYFAGDGAKYDDDGDIWLLGRVDDVMNVSGHRLSTTEIESALVSHDWVAEAAVVGASDDTTGQAVVAFVILRHEAVAEAGGGGEEVVATLRAHVAKEIGPIAKPRSILVVGELPKTRSGKIMRRLLRDVAENRPVGDVTTLADNSVMNLIQEGLAGGSGS, from the coding sequence ATGACCGAGCCAACCACTCCCGCCCTAGAGAACCTGCTCGAGGAACGCCGGGAGTTCCCCCCGCCCGCCGAATTCGCGGCCGCCGCGGTCGCCCAGCCCGAGATCTACGAACGGGCGGCGGCCGACCGCGAGGGGTTCTGGGCCGACCAGGCCCGCCGGCTGCTCACGTGGGACACACCGTTCACGCAGGTGCTCGACTTCTCCCAGGCCCCCCGGGCCTCCTGGTTCGCCGACGGCACCCTGAACGCCGCCTACAACGCCCTCGACCGGCACGTCGAGGCGGGGCGCGGCGACCGCGTGGCGCTGCTGTTCGAGGGGGAGCCGGGAGACACCGCCGCCCTGACGTATGCCGACCTGCTCGAGCAGGTCAAGCGCGCCGCGAACACGCTCGAGAGCCTCGGGGTCGCGACCGGTGACCGCGTGGCCATCTACCTGCCGATGATCCCCGAGGCGATCGTGGCGATGCTCGCCTGCGCCCGCATCGGCGCCCCCCACTCGGTCGTCTTCGGCGGGTTCTCGGCCGAGGCGCTCCACTCGCGCATCGTCGACGCGGACGCCCGCGTCGTCATCACCGCCGACGGCGGCTACCGCCGCGGCAAGCCCTCGGCCCTCAAGCCGGCGGTCGACGAGGCCCTCGAGCACGAGGACAGCCCGGTCGAGCACGTGCTCGTCGTGCGCCGCACCGGCCAGGAGGTCGCCTGGTCGAAGGGGCGGGACCTGTGGTGGCACGAGCAGCTCGAGGCCGCGAGCACCGACCACCGCGCCGTGCCCGTGCCCGCCGAGCACCCGCTGTACATCCTCTACACCTCCGGAACGACCGGGAAGCCGAAGGGGATCCTGCACACGACCGGCGGCTACCTCACCCAGTGCGCCTTCACCCACGAGGTCGTCTTCGACCTCAAGCCGGAGACCGACGTCTACTGGTGCACCGCCGACGTCGGCTGGGTGACCGGGCACTCCTACGTCACCTACGGCCCGCTCATCAACGGCGCCACCCAGGTGCTCTACGAGGGCACCCCCGACACGCCGCACCAGGGCCGCTGGTGGGAGCTCGTGGAGAAGTACGGCGTCACGATCCTCTACACCGCGCCGACCGCGATCCGCACGTGCATGAAGTGGGGCGAGGACATCCCGGCGAAGTTCGATCTCAGCTCGCTGCGCGTGCTCGGCAGCGTCGGGGAGCCGATCAACCCGGAGGCGTGGATGTGGTACCGCCGGGTCATCGGCGCCGACCGCACCCCCGTGGTGGACACGTGGTGGCAGACCGAGACGGGCGCCATCATGATCTCCCCGCTGCCCGGCATCACGGCCGCCAAGCCCGGCGCCGCCCAGACGCCGCTGCCCGGGATCAGCGCCCAGGTGTGGGACGAGGCCGGCGCGGACGTCGGCCCCGGCGGCGGCGGATACCTCGTGCTCACCGAGCCGTGGCCGTCGATGCTCCGTGGGATCTGGGGCGACGAGCAGCGCTACAAGGACACGTACTGGTCCCACTTCGAGGGCACCTATTTCGCGGGCGACGGCGCCAAGTACGACGACGACGGCGACATCTGGCTGCTCGGCCGGGTCGACGACGTCATGAACGTCTCGGGCCACCGGCTCTCGACCACCGAGATCGAATCGGCCCTCGTCTCCCACGACTGGGTCGCCGAGGCCGCCGTCGTGGGCGCGAGCGACGACACGACCGGCCAGGCGGTCGTCGCGTTCGTCATCCTGCGCCACGAGGCGGTCGCGGAGGCCGGAGGCGGCGGCGAGGAGGTCGTGGCCACGCTGCGCGCCCACGTGGCCAAGGAGATCGGCCCGATCGCCAAGCCGCGCTCGATCCTCGTGGTGGGCGAGCTTCCCAAGACGCGTTCGGGCAAGATCATGCGCCGGCTGCTGCGCGACGTGGCCGAGAACCGGCCGGTCGGCGACGTGACGACGCTGGCGGACAACTCGGTCATGAACCTGATCCAGGAGGGCCTCGCCGGCGGCTCCGGCAGCTGA